In a single window of the Populus alba chromosome 16, ASM523922v2, whole genome shotgun sequence genome:
- the LOC118049755 gene encoding sucrose-phosphatase 1 codes for MNRFNAPARLMIVSDLDHTMVDHHDPENMSLLRFNALWEACYRHDSLLVFSTGRSPTLYKQLRKEKPMLTPDITIMSVGTEITYGTSMVPDDGWVEVLNQKWDRNTVTKEASKFSELTLQSETEQRPHKVSFYVDKDKAQDVTKALSEIFAKRGLDVKIIYSGGMDLDILPQGAGKGQALAYLHKKFKAEGKLPTNTLVCGDSGNDAELFSIPDVHGVMVSNAQEELLQWHAENAKGNPKIIHATERCAAGIIQAIGHFNLGPNTSPRDITNFSDSELENVSASSEIVNFFLFYERWRRAEVENCEIYLASMKADCDASGILVHPSGAELPLCGAITGMRSYYGDKQGQQFRVWVDRVLSTQTGLDTWLVKFNKWELCGDEQQGCVITCIINMKKDGVSRATYMHVHETWLEGSGAKDQSTWLF; via the exons ATGAACAGGTTCAATGCTCCTGCTCGCCTCATGATAGTTTCGGATCTTGATCATACAATG GTCGATCATCATGATCCAGAGAACATGTCTCTTCTTAGGTTCAATGCATTATGGGAGGCCTGTTATCGTCATGATTCTCTGCTAGTTTTCTCCACTGGAAGATCACCTACGCTTTACAAGCAGTTGAGAAAAGAGAAACCCATGTTAACACCTGATATAACCATAATGTCTGTGGGAACTGAGATCACGTATGGCACCTCTATGGTGCCTGATGATGGTTGGGTGGAAGTTTTGAATCAGAAATGGGATAGGAACACAGTCACCAAGGAAGCGAGCAAGTTTTCAGAACTTACTCTTCAG TCAGAAACTGAGCAACGGCCTCACAAGGTCAGCTTTTATGTTGATAAAGACAAGGCTCAGGACGTGACAAAGGCCCTCTCAGAGATATTTGCAAAACGCGGG ttgGATGTCAAAATTATTTATAGTGGTGGAATGGATTTGGATATACTACCCCAAGGTGCTGGAAAAGGGCAAGCTCTTGCATACTTACATAAGAAATTTAAGGCTGAGGGAAAACTACCTACCAATACTCTTGTTTGTGGTGATTCTGGAAATGATGCTGAGCTGTTCAGCATTCCAGATGTACATGGAGTGATG GTTAGCAATGCACAAGAAGAGTTGTTGCAGTGGcatgctgaaaatgctaaaggCAATCCTAAAATAATTCATGCGACTGAGAGGTGTGCGGCTGGCATCATACAAGCCATTGGTCACTTTAACCTTGGTCCCAATACTTCTCCAAGAGATATAACCAACTTTTCAGACTCTGAGTTGGAAAATGTCAGTGCCAGCAGCGAAATAGtgaattttttcttgttctatgAAAGATGGAGGCGTGCAGAGGTGGAGAACTGTGAGATATATTTGGCAAGCATGAAAGCTGATTGT GATGCATCTGGTATTCTTGTCCATCCATCTGGTGCTGAACTTCCTCTTTGTGGTGCTATAACTGGAATGAGGAGCTACTATGGTGACAAACAGGGCCAACAATTTCGGGTATGGGTGGATCGGGTACTATCTACACAGACTGGCCTGGATACATGGTTGGTAAAGTTCAACAAGTGGGAATTATGTG GTGATGAGCAGCAAGGTTGTGTGATCACATGTATAATAAACATGAAG aAGGACGGTGTTTCCAGGGCAACTTACATGCATGTGCATGAAACATGGCTGGAAGGATCTGGAGCTAAAGATCAATCAACCTGGCTGTTCTAG
- the LOC118049761 gene encoding ABC transporter G family member 22 isoform X2, with the protein MFTDVTYKVIIKGMTSTEEKDILNGISGSVDPGEVLALMGPSGSGKTTLLNLIGGRLNQTTVGGSLTYNDQPYSKFLKSRIGFVTQDDVLFPHLTVKETLTYAALLRLPKTLTKEQKQKRAIDVIYELGLERCQDTMIGGSFVRGVSGGERKRVCIGNEIIINPSLLFLDEPTSGLDSTTALRTVQLLQDIAEGGKTVVTTIHQPSSRLFHKFDKLILLGKGSLLYFGKASEAMLYFSSIGCDPLIAMNPAEFLLDLANGNINDVSVPSELDDKVQIGNSEAETRNGKPSPAVVHEYLVEAYETRVADKEKKKLMVPIPLDEEVKSKVSSRKRQWGASWWEQYTILFCRGIKERRHDYFSWLRITQVLSTAIILGLLWWKSDSSSPKGLQDQAGLLFFIAVFWGFFPVFTAIFTFPQERAMLSKERAADMYRLSAYFLARTTSDLPLDLILPVLFLLVVYFMAGLRISAAPFFLTMLTVFLCIVAAQGLGLAIGATLMDLKRATTLASVTVMTFMLAGGYFVKKVPVFVSWIRYMSFNYHTYKLLLKVQYEHTTPAINGIGIDSGLTEVGALVAMVFGYRLLAYISLRRMKLSA; encoded by the exons ATG TTCACAGATGTCACATATAAGGTGATTATCAAAGGAATGACCTCAACCGAGGAGAAGGATATCTTGAATGGAATCAGTGGTTCAGTAGATCCGGGGGAAGTTTTGGCGCTTATGGGACCTTCAGGAAGTGGGAAGACAACACTTTTGAATCTGATTGGCGGAAGGTTAAATCAGACCACTGTTGGTGGTTCACTCACTTACAATGACCAACCATACTCCAAGTTTCTAAAAAGTAG GATCGGATTCGTGACACAAGACGACGTTCTGTTTCCTCACCTTACAGTGAAAGAAACATTGACATATGCGGCCCTCCTTCGATTGCCAAAGACATTGACAAAAGAACAGAAGCAAAAACGAGCAATTGATGTCATCTATGAGCTAGGCTTAGAGAG GTGCCAAGACACTATGATCGGAGGCTCATTTGTGCGAGGTGTGTCAGGTGGGGAGAGGAAAAGAGTTTGCATTGGCAATGAGATTATAATCAATCCTTCACTCTTGTTCCTTGATGAACCAACCTCAGGATTGGATTCTACAACTGCTTTAAGGACAGTGCAGTTGTTACAAGATATAGCAGAG GGTGGGAAAACTGTGGTGACAACAATCCACCAGCCATCGAGTAGACTCTTCCACAAATTTGACAAGTTGATTCTTCTTGGGAAAGGGAGTTTGCTTTATTTTGGAAAAGCATCAGAAGCAATGCTGTATTTCTCATCTATAGGTTGCGACCCTCTTATTGCCATGAACCCAGCAGAGTTCTTGCTAGACCTTGCAAATGGCAATATAAATGATGTTTCTGTCCCATCTGAACTGGATGATAAAGTGCAAATAGGGAATTCAGAGGCTGAAACGAGAAACGGGAAGCCATCTCCTGCGGTTGTACATGAG TATCTCGTGGAGGCCTACGAGACTCGAGTTGCagacaaagagaagaagaaacttATGGTTCCTATACCCCTTGATGAAGAGGTGAAGTCAAAAGTATCTTCCCGGAAGCGACAATGGGGTGCAAGCTGGTGGGAACAATACACGATATTGTTCTGCAGAGGAATCAAAGAAAGGCGGCATGACTATTTTAGCTGGTTGCGAATCACCCAAGTTCTCTCTACTGCAATTATCCTGGGATTACTATGGTGGAAGTCAGATAGTAGTAGCCCTAAAGGTTTGCAAGATCAG GCAGGGCTGCTATTCTTCATTGCTGTTTTCTGGGGATTTTTTCCAGTATTCACAGCAATCTTCACATTTCCCCAAGAAAGAGCCATGTTGAGTAAAGAACGTGCAGCTGACATGTACAGACTAAGTGCATATTTTTTGGCGAGGACTACAAGTGACCTTCCACTTGATCTAATACTACCAGTACTTTTTCTTCTCGTCGTCTACTTCATGGCAGGCTTGAGAATCAGTGCTGCTCCCTTTTTCCTAACCATGCTCACGGTTTTTCTCTGCATTGTTGCTGCTCAG GGACTCGGACTGGCCATTGGGGCTACCCTGATGGACTTAAAGAGGGCCACAACTCTGGCTTCAGTTACTGTGATGACCTTCATGCTGGCTGGAGGGTATTTTGTGAAG AAAGTTCCAGTATTTGTATCTTGGATCCGCTATATGTCTTTCAACTACCACACCTATAAGCTGCTTCTCAAGGTTCAATATGAACATACGACACCGGCTATAAATGGTATTGGAATAGACAGTGGTTTGACGGAAGTTGGTGCCCTGGTGGCAATGGTTTTCGGCTACCGTCTCTTGGCTTATATTTCCTTGCGGAGAATGAAGCTTAGTGCGTAG
- the LOC118049770 gene encoding prolycopene isomerase, chloroplastic isoform X2, producing MSLGFKNSLFFGQFNTVQLGSSKSRSQKHRILSIEPVRTSVLDGYIVPRNIKGKIDNLGKVKLNKDFVLRSKSVLTVDKEVDVDGNGELGRERSNYDAIVIGSGIGGLVAATQLAVKGAKVLVLEKYVIPGGSSGYYERDGYTFDVGSSVMFGFSDKGNLNLITRALAAVGCEMEVIPDPTTVHFHLPNDLSVQVHREYIDFISELAAKFPHEKDGILKFYGECWKIFNALNSLELKSLEEPIYLFGQFFQKPLECLTLAYYLPQNAGDIARKYMKDPQLLSFIDAECFIVSTVNALQTPMINAAMVLCDRHFGGINYPVGGVGGIAKSLSKGLVDQGSEILYRANVTNIILEHGKAVGVRLSDGREFFGKTIISNATRWDTFGKLLKGETLPKEEENFQKVYVKAPSFLSIHMGVKAEVLPPDTDCHHFVLEDDWARLEEPYGSIFLSIPTVLDSSLAPEGHHILHIFTTSSIEDWEGLSTKDYEAKKKVVADEIISRLEKKLFPGIRSSIAFMEVMADEKEMIIPYGHKP from the exons ATGAGTTTAGGGTTCAAGAATTCCCTATTTTTTGGCCAGTTCAATACTGTCCAGTTAGGGAGTTCCAAATCCAGAAGCCAAAAACATAGGATTCTGTCTATAGAACCTGTCCGAACCTCAGTTCTCGATGGTTATATTGTACCCAGAAACATAAAAGGCAAAATTGACAATCTTGGTAAAGTAAAGTTGAATAAGGACTTTGTTTTGAGGTCAAAGTCAGTGTTGACTGTGGATAAAGAGGTGGATGTTGATGGAAATGGAGAGTTGGGTAGAGAGAGGAGCAATTACGATGCAATTGTTATTGGGTCTGGTATCGGTGGGTTGGTTGCTGCTACACAGTTGGCAGTGAAGGGAGCTAAAGTTTTGGTCTTGGAGAAGTATGTGATTCCTGGTGGGAGTTCTGGGTATTATGAGAGGGATGGATATACTTTTGATGTTGGCTCTTCTGTTATGTTTGGTTTCAGTGATAAG GGCAACCTAAATTTGATAACAAGGGCATTGGCAGCAGTTGGCTGTGAAATGGAGGTGATTCCTGACCCAACTACTGTCCATTTTCATCTACCCAATGACCTTTCTGTTCAAGTTCACAGAGAGTACATCGACTTCATCTCAGAACTTGCTGCTAAATTTCCCCATGAAAAGGATGGGATCCTTAAATTCTACGGTGAATGCTGGAAG ATATTCAATGCCTTGAACTCTCTGGAACTGAAGTCACTTGAGGAGCCAATCTACCTGTTTGGACAATTTTTTCAGAAACCTCTTGAATGCTTGACACTGG CTTATTACCTTCCTCAAAATGCTGGAGATATTGCTCGGAAGTACATGAAGGATCCTCAGTTATTGTCTTTCATTGATGCAGAG TGTTTCATAGTGAGCACAGTCAATGCTTTGCAGACTCCAATGATCAATGCGGCCATG GTCCTATGTGATAGGCATtttggagggatcaattacccTGTTGGTGGGGTTGGTGGAATTGCGAAGTCCTTATCAAAAGGTCTGGTTGATCAGGGCAGTGAAATACTTTACAGGGCAAATGTGACCAACATCATTCTTGAGCATGGAAAGGCT GTAGGAGTAAGGCTTTCAGATGGAAGGGAGTTCTTTGGAAAAACCATAATCTCAAATGCTACTAGATGGGATACCTTTG GGAAGTTGTTAAAAGGAGAAACCCttccaaaagaagaagaaaatttccAAAAAGTTTATGTTAAGGCTCCATCTTTTCTTTCCATTCACATGGGTGTTAAAGCCGAGGTTCTACCACCAGATACAGATTGCCACCATTTTGTGCTTGAG GATGACTGGGCAAGATTAGAGGAGCCTTATGGAAGCATATTTCTAAGCATTCCAACTGTTCTTGATTCGTCATTGGCTCCTGAAGGCCATCATATACTTCACATATTTACAACATCTTCCATTGAAGACTGGGAG GGACTCTCGACAAAGGACTATGAGGCCAAGAAGAAGGTTGTGGCTGATGAGATTATAAGCAGATTGGAGAAGAAACTTTTTCCCGGGATCAGATCATCAATTGCTTTCATGGAG GTGATGGCCGATGAGAAGGAGATGATCATACCTTATGGACACAAGCCCTGA
- the LOC118049770 gene encoding prolycopene isomerase, chloroplastic isoform X3, with protein sequence MDILLMLALLLCLVSVIRSGNLNLITRALAAVGCEMEVIPDPTTVHFHLPNDLSVQVHREYIDFISELAAKFPHEKDGILKFYGECWKIFNALNSLELKSLEEPIYLFGQFFQKPLECLTLAYYLPQNAGDIARKYMKDPQLLSFIDAECFIVSTVNALQTPMINAAMVLCDRHFGGINYPVGGVGGIAKSLSKGLVDQGSEILYRANVTNIILEHGKAVGVRLSDGREFFGKTIISNATRWDTFGKLLKGETLPKEEENFQKVYVKAPSFLSIHMGVKAEVLPPDTDCHHFVLEDDWARLEEPYGSIFLSIPTVLDSSLAPEGHHILHIFTTSSIEDWEGLSTKDYEAKKKVVADEIISRLEKKLFPGIRSSIAFMEVGSPKTHRRYLARDKGTYGPMPRRTPKGLLGMPFNTTAVDGLYCVGDSCFPGQGVIAVAFSGVMCAHRVAADIGIEKRSPVLDAALLRLLGWLRTLA encoded by the exons ATGGATATACTTTTGATGTTGGCTCTTCTGTTATGTTTGGTTTCAGTGATAAGGTCA GGCAACCTAAATTTGATAACAAGGGCATTGGCAGCAGTTGGCTGTGAAATGGAGGTGATTCCTGACCCAACTACTGTCCATTTTCATCTACCCAATGACCTTTCTGTTCAAGTTCACAGAGAGTACATCGACTTCATCTCAGAACTTGCTGCTAAATTTCCCCATGAAAAGGATGGGATCCTTAAATTCTACGGTGAATGCTGGAAG ATATTCAATGCCTTGAACTCTCTGGAACTGAAGTCACTTGAGGAGCCAATCTACCTGTTTGGACAATTTTTTCAGAAACCTCTTGAATGCTTGACACTGG CTTATTACCTTCCTCAAAATGCTGGAGATATTGCTCGGAAGTACATGAAGGATCCTCAGTTATTGTCTTTCATTGATGCAGAG TGTTTCATAGTGAGCACAGTCAATGCTTTGCAGACTCCAATGATCAATGCGGCCATG GTCCTATGTGATAGGCATtttggagggatcaattacccTGTTGGTGGGGTTGGTGGAATTGCGAAGTCCTTATCAAAAGGTCTGGTTGATCAGGGCAGTGAAATACTTTACAGGGCAAATGTGACCAACATCATTCTTGAGCATGGAAAGGCT GTAGGAGTAAGGCTTTCAGATGGAAGGGAGTTCTTTGGAAAAACCATAATCTCAAATGCTACTAGATGGGATACCTTTG GGAAGTTGTTAAAAGGAGAAACCCttccaaaagaagaagaaaatttccAAAAAGTTTATGTTAAGGCTCCATCTTTTCTTTCCATTCACATGGGTGTTAAAGCCGAGGTTCTACCACCAGATACAGATTGCCACCATTTTGTGCTTGAG GATGACTGGGCAAGATTAGAGGAGCCTTATGGAAGCATATTTCTAAGCATTCCAACTGTTCTTGATTCGTCATTGGCTCCTGAAGGCCATCATATACTTCACATATTTACAACATCTTCCATTGAAGACTGGGAG GGACTCTCGACAAAGGACTATGAGGCCAAGAAGAAGGTTGTGGCTGATGAGATTATAAGCAGATTGGAGAAGAAACTTTTTCCCGGGATCAGATCATCAATTGCTTTCATGGAG GTGGGTTCACCCAAGACGCACAGGCGGTACCTGGCTCGTGATAAGGGTACTTATGGACCAATGCCACGCAGAACTCCTAAAGGTTTATTGGGAATGCCATTCAATACGACG GCTGTAGATGGTCTTTACTGTGTTGGCGATAGCTGCTTTCCAGGACAGGGCGTGATAGCTGTAGCTTTTTCAGGAGTAATGTGTGCTCATCGAGTAGCTGCTGATATTG GCATTGAGAAAAGGTCTCCTGTACTGGATGCTGCTCTCCTTCGGCTTCTTGGCTGGTTAAGGACCTTGGCATGA
- the LOC118049761 gene encoding ABC transporter G family member 22 isoform X1, with amino-acid sequence MEKGNTSLARTRSEQLVETVAAAFKSPSNNEAIAVSDGSSVGTLSRKSSKRLMMAASPGRSTSGGNKNTHIRKSRSAQMKFDLDDVSSGAALSRASSASLGFSFSFTGFNMPPDDIADSKPFSDDDIPEDLEAGTRKPKFQTEPTLPIYLKFTDVTYKVIIKGMTSTEEKDILNGISGSVDPGEVLALMGPSGSGKTTLLNLIGGRLNQTTVGGSLTYNDQPYSKFLKSRIGFVTQDDVLFPHLTVKETLTYAALLRLPKTLTKEQKQKRAIDVIYELGLERCQDTMIGGSFVRGVSGGERKRVCIGNEIIINPSLLFLDEPTSGLDSTTALRTVQLLQDIAEGGKTVVTTIHQPSSRLFHKFDKLILLGKGSLLYFGKASEAMLYFSSIGCDPLIAMNPAEFLLDLANGNINDVSVPSELDDKVQIGNSEAETRNGKPSPAVVHEYLVEAYETRVADKEKKKLMVPIPLDEEVKSKVSSRKRQWGASWWEQYTILFCRGIKERRHDYFSWLRITQVLSTAIILGLLWWKSDSSSPKGLQDQAGLLFFIAVFWGFFPVFTAIFTFPQERAMLSKERAADMYRLSAYFLARTTSDLPLDLILPVLFLLVVYFMAGLRISAAPFFLTMLTVFLCIVAAQGLGLAIGATLMDLKRATTLASVTVMTFMLAGGYFVKKVPVFVSWIRYMSFNYHTYKLLLKVQYEHTTPAINGIGIDSGLTEVGALVAMVFGYRLLAYISLRRMKLSA; translated from the exons ATGGAGAAAGGGAACACATCCTTAGCGAGAACAAGATCGGAACAGTTGGTGGAGACAGTGGCAGCGGCGTTTAAATCTCCTTCGAACAACGAGGCAATCGCAGTTTCTGATGGCAGCAGTGTCGGGACACTCTCGAGGAAGTCTAGCAAGCGGCTGATGATGGCAGCCTCACCGGGACGCAGCACTTCGGGTGGTAacaaaaacacacacattcGGAAGTCAAGGAGTGCCCAAATGAAGTTTGACCTGGATGACGTCAGCAGCGGAGCAGCTCTAAGCCGAGCCTCTAGTGCCAGCCTGGGcttctctttctccttcacTGGCTTCAACATGCCACCTGATGATATAGCGGACTCCAAGCCGTTTAGCGACGATGATATAC CGGAGGATCTTGAAGCTGGAACCAGGAAGCCGAAATTTCAAACTGAACCTACCTTGCCAATTTACCTGAAG TTCACAGATGTCACATATAAGGTGATTATCAAAGGAATGACCTCAACCGAGGAGAAGGATATCTTGAATGGAATCAGTGGTTCAGTAGATCCGGGGGAAGTTTTGGCGCTTATGGGACCTTCAGGAAGTGGGAAGACAACACTTTTGAATCTGATTGGCGGAAGGTTAAATCAGACCACTGTTGGTGGTTCACTCACTTACAATGACCAACCATACTCCAAGTTTCTAAAAAGTAG GATCGGATTCGTGACACAAGACGACGTTCTGTTTCCTCACCTTACAGTGAAAGAAACATTGACATATGCGGCCCTCCTTCGATTGCCAAAGACATTGACAAAAGAACAGAAGCAAAAACGAGCAATTGATGTCATCTATGAGCTAGGCTTAGAGAG GTGCCAAGACACTATGATCGGAGGCTCATTTGTGCGAGGTGTGTCAGGTGGGGAGAGGAAAAGAGTTTGCATTGGCAATGAGATTATAATCAATCCTTCACTCTTGTTCCTTGATGAACCAACCTCAGGATTGGATTCTACAACTGCTTTAAGGACAGTGCAGTTGTTACAAGATATAGCAGAG GGTGGGAAAACTGTGGTGACAACAATCCACCAGCCATCGAGTAGACTCTTCCACAAATTTGACAAGTTGATTCTTCTTGGGAAAGGGAGTTTGCTTTATTTTGGAAAAGCATCAGAAGCAATGCTGTATTTCTCATCTATAGGTTGCGACCCTCTTATTGCCATGAACCCAGCAGAGTTCTTGCTAGACCTTGCAAATGGCAATATAAATGATGTTTCTGTCCCATCTGAACTGGATGATAAAGTGCAAATAGGGAATTCAGAGGCTGAAACGAGAAACGGGAAGCCATCTCCTGCGGTTGTACATGAG TATCTCGTGGAGGCCTACGAGACTCGAGTTGCagacaaagagaagaagaaacttATGGTTCCTATACCCCTTGATGAAGAGGTGAAGTCAAAAGTATCTTCCCGGAAGCGACAATGGGGTGCAAGCTGGTGGGAACAATACACGATATTGTTCTGCAGAGGAATCAAAGAAAGGCGGCATGACTATTTTAGCTGGTTGCGAATCACCCAAGTTCTCTCTACTGCAATTATCCTGGGATTACTATGGTGGAAGTCAGATAGTAGTAGCCCTAAAGGTTTGCAAGATCAG GCAGGGCTGCTATTCTTCATTGCTGTTTTCTGGGGATTTTTTCCAGTATTCACAGCAATCTTCACATTTCCCCAAGAAAGAGCCATGTTGAGTAAAGAACGTGCAGCTGACATGTACAGACTAAGTGCATATTTTTTGGCGAGGACTACAAGTGACCTTCCACTTGATCTAATACTACCAGTACTTTTTCTTCTCGTCGTCTACTTCATGGCAGGCTTGAGAATCAGTGCTGCTCCCTTTTTCCTAACCATGCTCACGGTTTTTCTCTGCATTGTTGCTGCTCAG GGACTCGGACTGGCCATTGGGGCTACCCTGATGGACTTAAAGAGGGCCACAACTCTGGCTTCAGTTACTGTGATGACCTTCATGCTGGCTGGAGGGTATTTTGTGAAG AAAGTTCCAGTATTTGTATCTTGGATCCGCTATATGTCTTTCAACTACCACACCTATAAGCTGCTTCTCAAGGTTCAATATGAACATACGACACCGGCTATAAATGGTATTGGAATAGACAGTGGTTTGACGGAAGTTGGTGCCCTGGTGGCAATGGTTTTCGGCTACCGTCTCTTGGCTTATATTTCCTTGCGGAGAATGAAGCTTAGTGCGTAG
- the LOC118049770 gene encoding prolycopene isomerase, chloroplastic isoform X1: MSLGFKNSLFFGQFNTVQLGSSKSRSQKHRILSIEPVRTSVLDGYIVPRNIKGKIDNLGKVKLNKDFVLRSKSVLTVDKEVDVDGNGELGRERSNYDAIVIGSGIGGLVAATQLAVKGAKVLVLEKYVIPGGSSGYYERDGYTFDVGSSVMFGFSDKGNLNLITRALAAVGCEMEVIPDPTTVHFHLPNDLSVQVHREYIDFISELAAKFPHEKDGILKFYGECWKIFNALNSLELKSLEEPIYLFGQFFQKPLECLTLAYYLPQNAGDIARKYMKDPQLLSFIDAECFIVSTVNALQTPMINAAMVLCDRHFGGINYPVGGVGGIAKSLSKGLVDQGSEILYRANVTNIILEHGKAVGVRLSDGREFFGKTIISNATRWDTFGKLLKGETLPKEEENFQKVYVKAPSFLSIHMGVKAEVLPPDTDCHHFVLEDDWARLEEPYGSIFLSIPTVLDSSLAPEGHHILHIFTTSSIEDWEGLSTKDYEAKKKVVADEIISRLEKKLFPGIRSSIAFMEVGSPKTHRRYLARDKGTYGPMPRRTPKGLLGMPFNTTAVDGLYCVGDSCFPGQGVIAVAFSGVMCAHRVAADIGIEKRSPVLDAALLRLLGWLRTLA; this comes from the exons ATGAGTTTAGGGTTCAAGAATTCCCTATTTTTTGGCCAGTTCAATACTGTCCAGTTAGGGAGTTCCAAATCCAGAAGCCAAAAACATAGGATTCTGTCTATAGAACCTGTCCGAACCTCAGTTCTCGATGGTTATATTGTACCCAGAAACATAAAAGGCAAAATTGACAATCTTGGTAAAGTAAAGTTGAATAAGGACTTTGTTTTGAGGTCAAAGTCAGTGTTGACTGTGGATAAAGAGGTGGATGTTGATGGAAATGGAGAGTTGGGTAGAGAGAGGAGCAATTACGATGCAATTGTTATTGGGTCTGGTATCGGTGGGTTGGTTGCTGCTACACAGTTGGCAGTGAAGGGAGCTAAAGTTTTGGTCTTGGAGAAGTATGTGATTCCTGGTGGGAGTTCTGGGTATTATGAGAGGGATGGATATACTTTTGATGTTGGCTCTTCTGTTATGTTTGGTTTCAGTGATAAG GGCAACCTAAATTTGATAACAAGGGCATTGGCAGCAGTTGGCTGTGAAATGGAGGTGATTCCTGACCCAACTACTGTCCATTTTCATCTACCCAATGACCTTTCTGTTCAAGTTCACAGAGAGTACATCGACTTCATCTCAGAACTTGCTGCTAAATTTCCCCATGAAAAGGATGGGATCCTTAAATTCTACGGTGAATGCTGGAAG ATATTCAATGCCTTGAACTCTCTGGAACTGAAGTCACTTGAGGAGCCAATCTACCTGTTTGGACAATTTTTTCAGAAACCTCTTGAATGCTTGACACTGG CTTATTACCTTCCTCAAAATGCTGGAGATATTGCTCGGAAGTACATGAAGGATCCTCAGTTATTGTCTTTCATTGATGCAGAG TGTTTCATAGTGAGCACAGTCAATGCTTTGCAGACTCCAATGATCAATGCGGCCATG GTCCTATGTGATAGGCATtttggagggatcaattacccTGTTGGTGGGGTTGGTGGAATTGCGAAGTCCTTATCAAAAGGTCTGGTTGATCAGGGCAGTGAAATACTTTACAGGGCAAATGTGACCAACATCATTCTTGAGCATGGAAAGGCT GTAGGAGTAAGGCTTTCAGATGGAAGGGAGTTCTTTGGAAAAACCATAATCTCAAATGCTACTAGATGGGATACCTTTG GGAAGTTGTTAAAAGGAGAAACCCttccaaaagaagaagaaaatttccAAAAAGTTTATGTTAAGGCTCCATCTTTTCTTTCCATTCACATGGGTGTTAAAGCCGAGGTTCTACCACCAGATACAGATTGCCACCATTTTGTGCTTGAG GATGACTGGGCAAGATTAGAGGAGCCTTATGGAAGCATATTTCTAAGCATTCCAACTGTTCTTGATTCGTCATTGGCTCCTGAAGGCCATCATATACTTCACATATTTACAACATCTTCCATTGAAGACTGGGAG GGACTCTCGACAAAGGACTATGAGGCCAAGAAGAAGGTTGTGGCTGATGAGATTATAAGCAGATTGGAGAAGAAACTTTTTCCCGGGATCAGATCATCAATTGCTTTCATGGAG GTGGGTTCACCCAAGACGCACAGGCGGTACCTGGCTCGTGATAAGGGTACTTATGGACCAATGCCACGCAGAACTCCTAAAGGTTTATTGGGAATGCCATTCAATACGACG GCTGTAGATGGTCTTTACTGTGTTGGCGATAGCTGCTTTCCAGGACAGGGCGTGATAGCTGTAGCTTTTTCAGGAGTAATGTGTGCTCATCGAGTAGCTGCTGATATTG GCATTGAGAAAAGGTCTCCTGTACTGGATGCTGCTCTCCTTCGGCTTCTTGGCTGGTTAAGGACCTTGGCATGA